The genomic DNA CATGTTCATCTcctgcgtcggcggtggcgcgttcGCGCTGATCTACGGCCTCCTtccggcgaaggaggcgtcGGCCAACGTCGCGTGTGCCTTCATCTTCCTGTCGAGCTGGGGCAAGGCCAACGTGGATATCCTGTCTCAGGGCCATTACAGTCGACTGATGCGCCAGAACCCGAAGCCTGGGCCGGCACTGGTGAGCTGGATGTGGTTTTGCATAATGATTGGCTCACTCATCGCGACTGTGATGAACGGCCCGCTCGCGGATGCCGGGAAGCCGCAGATCAGCATCTTCGTgtctgccgcgctgcaggccATCACCTGCGTCTTCTACCTGTTCAACTGGTACGGGGAGAAGAAGAACCGCGTGCTGCGTTCCGAGGACGCGCTGTTTATTCTGGAGGAGACGCGCAAGGAGCGTGAGCGCCTGGGCCTCGAGGGGGTGAACAACGGCACGGCGGGTGCGCAGCATGGTGGTGCggcgaaggggaagaggagccCGCAGCGCTCGCACTCGGATGAGGACGTGGAGGGTGCCGTACGGGATGCCCTCAACGATGGTCAGCGCGACAACGGTGAACTTGTGCAGGACGTCTACGACGACGCGTatgacgacggcgaagagGTGGCCGAGGGCGAGGTGTACTACGGCaagccgccggtgccgtgccTGTTCGGGCTGTTCGAGGCGAACACGGAGGTGATTTCGAAGAACTGGAAGATCTTCGTGTACAGCGTTGTCATGACCTGTGCTGTGATCGCGATGCTGTGTGCCAACATCCTGGCCGACACGCTGGGCCTCCTGGTTGCGTGCGTCGTTGTGTCGaccatctgctgcgccgcgtccttCTGGGCCCTGCCGCTGGTGATTGCGAAGGCCAACGTGTTTGCATACCTGGATAAGGCTGTTTCCATCCGTGTGAGCGGTCCCCTAAACGCGTTCTACTTGAACACCTACGGCTGCCCCGGCAACCTGCCCAACTTCACCTACACCTTCTACAACACGGTGGCTGGCGTCATCAACACTATCGTTGGTATGATTACCGTGACGCTGTTCAACTTCCTGTTCGCGAAGCATGGCTACCGCCTCACCTTCATTGTGACGACAATCATGCAAGTTCTGGCAGCGCTGTTCGACATCATCATTGTGAAGCGCTGGAACCTGTACATCGGCATCCCTGACCACGCCATGTACATCTGGGGTGATGCTGTTGTGGGTGAGATCGTGTACATGCTTGGCTTTATGCCGCAGATCGTGCTGCTGTCTCGCCTGTGCCCTCGTGGCTCGGAGAGTGTCGTGTATGCGCTGATGGCGGGCTTCGCCCGCCTTGGCCGAACCACCGCGGCGTCTCTCGGTGCCATCCTTCTGGAGTACGGCCTGCCTGTGTTCAAGACGCAGGATGACGGGTCTCGCTGCAACTACGACaacctgccgctgctgctgttcctgtGCAGCATgtgcacgccgctgctggcgattCCGCTGAGCATAATACTGCTTCCGAAGGCGCGCATCTGCGACGATATCGACATTGACGGCAAGGTGGTGCGTCAGGCCGTGGATAAGCAggtcgcagctgctccgctgccgaGCTCCGACTCGGACGCGGTGATGAATGCCGAACCGCTTCATGGGAACAAGGCGGATGAGCGCGAGGCAGCGCGcggggaggcggtgcagggcAAACGGGCGGGCGCTTCAGAGAAATAGCTGGCGCTGTGGAGTGCTGTGCGAAGTATTGTGGCGCTTGACGGTTGTTGAAAGGGAGGTTATGGATGTCTTCAAGGAGTATCGATCCGGTAACGGATGGCGCGTCTCTGGATCATCTGGTCTCTCTTCCTGCATGAATAGGTGTTCAGCGACGTTGAGGGTGCCGAGTGCAGCCTTTGCCTTTCGCTGCATGTTGGGGCGGCATTTGATGGTTAGTCGCCAGTGGACGCGGATCGGCCGGAGGGGTGCGTTTCAGACTCAGCGGAGTAGTTGAAGACCGATGCGGCGGATGACGGGCTTTCGTGGCGGCCTGTCTTTGCGGACGTGTTGCCGTTTTTCTGCATTTGCCGATGTACACCGCTTCGTCGCtagctctctctctctcttcgacACCACCTTTTCGCCCCCACCGACTTTGCCGTGGCCCCAGCctcctgtgcgcgtgttggCTGGGGTGTCTGATGGTGGTGTTACCCGTCGTGCACCCGCCTGACCTGTCTGCGCCCCCTTCCGTCGTCGCGGCTCTGTCTGCCACGTGCGAAGACAAAACACAATACACATATGTGAAACACAACACGGGAACGCATGCAAGGACGCTAATCAGTGAGAATACGCGACTTTCTGAACCCTAACGCGGCCTCTGATGCCTTGTGTTGGTGGTTGTGATGTCTACTTCGCGTatacatgtatgtgtgcgtgcttggaTGGAATCACgggtgcctctctctgtctgtgctATGGTAGCTCGTATCCGCATCGATAAATTTCATCTCCCCGTtgcgtcaccaccacctctccatATCCTTTTCGTCTCGCATGCCCTGAGCGTCTTCGAAGTTGTCGCGTGCAACAGTTTTGTGCCGTGGTGCACAtcttgccgctgcttggCAACATGCGCGAGGAAGGGAAAGGCATGGGCACGACGAAACCTgcccggcggtggcgagggcagcggccCCGAAGCGTCGCATGTCGTTTTGCCGCGGCGcttgtgcgcctctgcgAACGCAAGATCCACGACGGCACTCTGCATCTCCcgctttccctccctccctcgcgtgcgcgtgcatgagTGGCGACCGCTTGTGCGGTTGTTATTTAGAAGCAGTGCCCGCTCACCCAAAGGAACGGGGATGCGGGGGCCCGTTGTGCCAGCCTCGCATGCGTATGAGGGGGCAAGAAACAAGAAACAAGTGGAGCAGGATGACAGGCAGCTGCCTGGCTGCCCAACGAATACACTGCACGACAAGAATGACCAGTGTCAATCTCCACACGTAGGACattctcctcttctttttttttccggtgATGATTTCGTGTGCCGCTCGTTCTCTAGCGCGCGCTCTCTATGGGCGTCAAGTTGTGTGTGTTGTCGCTTCGATTTCCTCGCTGCctcgctcccctcccctccaccccctccggCACGCCGTTTTGTGTTGATGGTGCGACTGGCCTGTCAtcctcccctttccttcgGAACCTCCGTCGTCGACAcacagcacacgcgcgctgccgccggcgcgctcCTGTGCGAGCATTTTCTCCTATTCTTCCTCCGCTGTGTGTGTAGCCATTTAGCGTGTGAGAGTGACCAGAAGGAAAGAAGCGGCACATGGGCGCGGCCCGCCGTCCGCGGATGGCCTCCTTGCCTTCgcttcgccccccccctccgcatTTCTTTCACGTCCACTCTGGGGTTGGAGTAGGGGATGGGGGTTGTGAGAAGTCATTGCAGGTATTTGTCCTCCAAGAGAACGTGCCGACCCTCGTCTTCTCTGAAgttcttcgttttttttttggcgtCATCTGCTCCCGGATCCAGGACCCGGACTCTGCAACGTAGCGGGCGGACGAAGAGCGCAAGGACGCAAGCCGAACCGAGGTATTCGCCCGGATTGGGAAAGCTGGATGCAACGACTCAACCGGGAAGTGCGGAAAGACAGCGAGGGCATTGGGAGCAGACGACATAGTAGGCGGCAAGGCCGTGGGAACGCAAGACGTGAATGCCGGGCTCATGAAGGAGTGGCCAAAGATAGGCATCAGCTCGTCACCGTGAGACCCCAGCCCTTGGTCTCCTCCGctgttctctctttctgcgcTTGTGTTTCGCGGTCGTTGACGTCGGCTCCGCCTGCTTGTCCCTTTCTGAGTAGGTgagccctccctcccccctgaCTCTGAGTGTGTGCCCCTCGCGCTGAGTTGAGGCACACGTTGTTTGTCATTTGTTTCCTACACGCACCTATCGTTCCTGCTTTAAATTACGTCTTGCCTTCTTATTGCGGCGAAACCGCCTTTCGCTGTCCTCCtacctcttccctctcctgccGTTCCAACGCGCCGCTCCCTCCCGCATGTGGTACTTTCACCCTTTTCCTCCAATTCTCTTCGCAtgtttgtatgtgtgtcgATGGTCACGCCTGCGATTCCGTCTCAGCGCTTATTTCTTCGCTCtttccctccaccccctccctttcccccttCGCATTCCTTGTAACTTTTCTGCGCGCCTCCTCTGACGGCGAATCCCACCCACACAAtgccttgtgtgtgtctgtgtgtgtgcgtgtgtgtgtgtgtgtgtgtgatttGTTGGTTTCACTTTCCACTGTACGACATCTCTGCCTTCTATAGATGTTGGTGCTGACGTTCTGCAAGGTCTTCcatgtacatatatatatatatgtgtgtgtgcctgtgtgttcTCCTCCGACGCTGCGCTCCCTCGCTGTCGCACTGAGATGGGCGTCGTAAAACGTCGGCCTCTGCGAGcatgtgtgggtgtgtgctgGCTTTTGTCTTGTCGGGTGAGAGTGCGAACGGGACGGGCAGTGCCGCTCACGCATCTCTCCTTTGGgtgttgttttgttttctctaagtgcgtgtgtgccccgATGAAGCCGGCCACCCAAACGCGCGGTAGCTCAGCGTCCAGTGCCCCTACTCTGAgtgtttggggggggggagagccAGAGCAGcccatcgctgctgatgtcggcggtgaggtcctgggtggcgtggcgtcggagcgacctgcacTACTGAgcacgcttgcgccatccatatTATGATCAAAACCTTAAAGCAACTCGAACGCACCCCACCCTGCCCTCACTGCTTActggtggtgtgtgtgggggaggggggcgtgagccaccccgaggggtGCACGAGGCTGCGACCGGCACAAGGGCAGCGCACTGTGAGGCGGTGTGCGGGCAACGCGTGAAGCAGAAGCCGTGCGCAGGTAGCGGGGGCGGCGCATGTGCTGTAACCCGTGTGTtcacggctgcctcgcagCACGTGATTGCGTCTGTGGCAGGGCGGTGCGTTGTGGTGagggggcgggagagggcACGAGTGAACTCGTGTTGTATGACGGAGAAGCGGACACACGGTGCCAAAAGCAAGTACCACACGAGTGATGCCAAAGACACCACCCTCcatcccctctccttctccgccctcATTGTCGCTACTCGATGCCAACAGCGACGGAAACTCCTCTCATCAAGCGCCATTCATGTTTGCACTCCTTCTGCCTTTTCTAAACTGCCCATTTACCTGGGCGATGCGTGGCTGCTCTCGCCATACGTTGCGTTCTCCATGGCGCCTCCCACGGAGGCACGCATGCAGACGCACGAATGCATACTGGCGCTGTCTCTCCTCCCGATTCTCTCCGCCCTCTGCCTCAGCACCTTTCGCTATCCGACGCACAGATGCCAGGCATTCAAGCTCCCGTCTGCCTGCATTTCTTTTAGCGCGTGgttctctgtgtctgtcggTGGCGTCACCCCCGCCCACATTCAGCACACCCTGCGCGGCCGCCATTCTGCTTTTCGCTCCTCTCGGCCGCCAGCGATCGTTGTTACAAGGATGCTGGAGGCTCCAACGCATCCCTACACCGATACAGCACCCCGCCACAAAAACTGCATCCGGAGCAATCTGCCACACTCCTTCCGCAACACCTTACCACGATGTCCTACAAGGAGGCCGCTCCCAAGCGCGAGAAGGACGCcgcgggtgcagcagcggtgcctgaggcggccgccgcgggaAATGACGGCAAGTACATCCACCCCGAGGCAGCGTCCCTGTTCGCCAGGTGCCCGTGGGTTCGCCGCGTCCCCGTGTTTGGCGAGGCTGTCAAGGGCTACGGGCTCAAGTTCATCGTCGCCCTCGGCGCTAGCAACCTGCTCTGCAAGGGCGTCGCGGATCAGATTCTATATGGTCAGACGTACGCCATGATGATTGATCGCTACGGCATCGACGTGGCCCGCTACCAGCGCCTGTCTTCGATTTCGACCATGGGGTGGTCCATCAAGGCCTTCACAGCGATGCTCTGCGACGGCTTCGCCTTCCTCGGCTACACGAAGCGCTGGTACATGTTCATCTcctgcgtcggcggtggcgcgttcGCGCTGATCTACGGCCTCCTtccggcgaa from Leishmania infantum JPCM5 genome chromosome 10 includes the following:
- the FT1 gene encoding putative folate/biopterin transporter, giving the protein MSYKEAAPKREKDAAGAAAVPEAAAAGNDGKYIHPEAASLFARCPWVRRVPVFGEAVKGYGLKFIVALGASNLLCKGVADQILYGQTYAMMIDRYGIDVARYQRLSSISTMGWSIKAFTAMLCDGFAFLGYTKRWYMFISCVGGGAFALIYGLLPAKEASANVACAFIFLSSWGKANVDILSQGHYSRLMRQNPKPGPALVSWMWFCIMIGSLIATVMNGPLADAGKPQISIFVSAALQAITCVFYLFNWYGEKKNRVLRSEDALFILEETRKERERLGLEGVNNGTAGAQHGGAAKGKRSPQRSHSDEDVEGAVRDALNDGQRDNGELVQDVYDDAYDDGEEVAEGEVYYGKPPVPCLFGLFEANTEVISKNWKIFVYSVVMTCAVIAMLCANILADTLGLLVACVVVSTICCAASFWALPLVIAKANVFAYLDKAVSIRVSGPLNAFYLNTYGCPGNLPNFTYTFYNTVAGVINTIVGMITVTLFNFLFAKHGYRLTFIVTTIMQVLAALFDIIIVKRWNLYIGIPDHAMYIWGDAVVGEIVYMLGFMPQIVLLSRLCPRGSESVVYALMAGFARLGRTTAASLGAILLEYGLPVFKTQDDGSRCNYDNLPLLLFLCSMCTPLLAIPLSIILLPKARICDDIDIDGKVVRQAVDKQVAAAPLPSSDSDAVMNAEPLHGNKADEREAARGEAVQGKRAGASEK